aagtctgcTGCTGCCAATCCCAGAGGATGGGAGACACCTCAGCCCTGTGGTGTatcctcctgctctgcactcGTCTGGGATGCCCCACATCATGAGGAATGGACAGAGGGACCTTGGTTCAAGGAATCACATCCCAGTGCTGCATTCAGGTGGTTTCCCATGATACATTACTCTCAACGTGAAGTGACCTTGACACACTGTCTGTCCCACAGGCCTTCATGGAACCCAAAGGAAGACCTGTTTGTGTTCACTTGAGTTCATCTCACCTCACACACATGATGTGCATGCTTACAGCTCATCTGTACAATGCAAACATGGACTTTCGATCTACTAATTTGGTGTCCTTCCACGAAGGGACAGAGAACCTAACCAAGCTTGGGTGAGAGGCCAGTGCTGGGAATGGTGGTTGAGGGGCTGGTCCATGATGATTGCCCTGGGACAGCTTCCCTGCAGTGTCCAGCAATGATCGGCACAGAccaaacacagctctgctggtcCCTCAGGTCTCTCACAGTAGGTCTGGCTGCGAGGACACTGCTGCGTGCCTCCACCCTGCACACCCACACTGTTTAGCCGTACACTGGTGTTTTCATCTGTAGGACACTTTCTCGGGCATGTTCTTGACAGAATCTTTGCAAGAAGACCTAAGCCTCCAGGCACTGCACTGAGGAGATCACCTTTCTTTATGGAAAGGCTGTTATGGAGGCCAGCTCTGTTACAGAGGTGCTCATTGCCTGTCCCTGTCTGGGGTCACAGGACTACTGTGCAGCACAACTGTGACCAAGCTGCCGGTGCACTCAGGCCTTACACCAACAGAAGGTATCAGAGAGTGTGGAAGTGGAAAGAGAACAGCTCTGGAAGACCAAGCACTGGTgatccctggcagtgctgccatgctgagtctctttccctctccaccCATGCACACAGGAGCTGTCCCTGTAGCTCCAAAAAGGCCTGGAAGGAAGGATCTTGGGAAAGAAATAGTCACTACAgtgtcatttattttgtttaaacacaCAGAGAGCACAGCTCCTCATTTCCACagccacaaaagaaaaacagacagtgaATTAGAAAGGGGATGACAACATTATCGCAAGTAAAAAACCACTTCaccactagaaaaaaaaaaaaaaagacaggctgGGCCTGTAATGAGTTACATTataactgctctgcagaagatgaTGGGCGTTTTATTGCTTCAGAAAAGCATCCGGTTATCAGTTTCCACAGGGCATCCTTGAGCTCTTGGTTCCTCAggctgtagatgagggggttcactgctggaggcaccaccGAGTACAGAACTGCCACCACCAGATCCAGCGATGGGGAGGACATGGAGGAGGGCTTCAGGCAGGCAAAAAATGAGGTGCTGGCAAACAGGGAGACCAcagccaggtgagggaggcacgtggaaaaggctttgtgccgtccctgctgagaggggatcctcagcacagccctgaagatctgcacataggacaccacaatgaaaataaaacacccTGAAACTAAACTGGCACTAACCACAAGAAGCCCAGCTTCCCTGAGGTAGgagtgtgagcaggagagcttgaggatctgggggatttcacagaagaactggtccacaGCATTGCCTCGGCAGAggggtagtgaaaatgtattggctgTGTGCAGCAGACCAGTGAGGAACCCActggcccaggcagctgctgccatgtggacacaagctctgccACCCAGGAGGGTCCcgtagtgcaggggtttgcagatggcaacgtAGCGGTCATAGGCCATGACGGTGAGAAGAGAATACTCTGCTGccatcaaaaaggaaaagaaaaagacctgtGCAGCACATCCTGCGTAGGAGATGTCTCTGCTGTCCCACAGGGAATTGGCCATGGATTTGGGGAGAATGGTGGAGATGGTGCCCATGTcaaggagggagaggttgaggaggaagaagtacatgggggtgtggaggtgGTGGTTGCAGGCTACAGCAGTGATGATGAGGCCATTGcccaggagagcagccaggtagatgcccaggaagagccagaagtgcaagagctgcagctcccgcgTGTCTACGAATGCCAGGAGAAGGAactgggtgatggagctgctgttggacatttgGTGCCTCTGGGCATGGGGACCTTTcataggagaaaaagagagtgacAAGTTAGGGGAGACTTCTCTAAGCAAAATCAAAGCCATTTCCCACAGTCTTCCCCCCCTgtaacacacacacatcctTTTTATCTCTAGGAGAccttccttcagctctgtggctgGAGTCGTGGTTGGTGCTGGCTGAGTGTGCAATGAAGAGCAGGGCATCTGCCCATGGGCTCTCGATCATCAGCCCCGCTCTGCAGAAGTGGGTAGGGACAGGGACCGGTCCTGGTGGTCAACTTTGTCCTATGAAACTGCTCTTAACGGCCTGTCAGCATCTGTACCCCAGTGCTAAGGAACAGGGATGGCAGAAGGCAGTTTAAGAGTTCTAGGTTTTTACAGCTCCCCCTCCATCTTCCCTGGTGAGTATTCTTGGATTTCAGAAACCCTCAGCAGTTCTGCTGCACTCGTGGAGAACAGAGCGAGTCCTGCGAGGCAAGAGGATTGTGTGTGGCTTAGTACAGAGTGAGGGGAGCTGGTCTGTCCCTCCATCAAGTTCACAGTTTCTCTGGGAACTGGCACCTTTCTGAGATGGAGGGTTATCACACTCCCTTGTTACTGTGAAAAATGACCagacactgctgagagcagagggatcCACTGCAGACCACTAAGTGCCTCACCCTTTCTCAAGGTCTCAGCACCCCACTTCCAGCCCATGACACTCATGCCTTATTTCACCAACCCAACAgcatttcctcagctgcagagGCTTTGCGTTCTCATGGGACTTTAAGATAAAACAAAGGTGCTATGGGACAGGTTTGCATCCTTGAGGGCAGCTCACAGCTTGGAAGGACATCTCAAGGGGACAGCCAAATGTCCTAACAAGGGCATCTCAGTAGGAGTCAGCTCAtatcccagccccacagactgTATTGACCAGATCCCACAGATGGGAGGAAAGCTGGGACACTTGTTCCCATGGACACACCTGCATGAAAGGACCCACAAGATCAGTGTgtgactctgcagctgaaactcCACCTCCCCAGAGAGCCTGGCAGCAAGAATGAAATAACCACAGCAATGACAGAGACAAGTGGAGAAACAAGGGGAAATCCAGTGAGGGTCTGTCtgggagaggccagggcagaggcagccggGCCCTCAGGACAGCGGTACCCTGACCC
This Nyctibius grandis isolate bNycGra1 chromosome 34, bNycGra1.pri, whole genome shotgun sequence DNA region includes the following protein-coding sequences:
- the LOC137675516 gene encoding olfactory receptor 14A16-like, whose protein sequence is MALILLREVSPNLSLSFSPMKGPHAQRHQMSNSSSITQFLLLAFVDTRELQLLHFWLFLGIYLAALLGNGLIITAVACNHHLHTPMYFFLLNLSLLDMGTISTILPKSMANSLWDSRDISYAGCAAQVFFFSFLMAAEYSLLTVMAYDRYVAICKPLHYGTLLGGRACVHMAAAAWASGFLTGLLHTANTFSLPLCRGNAVDQFFCEIPQILKLSCSHSYLREAGLLVVSASLVSGCFIFIVVSYVQIFRAVLRIPSQQGRHKAFSTCLPHLAVVSLFASTSFFACLKPSSMSSPSLDLVVAVLYSVVPPAVNPLIYSLRNQELKDALWKLITGCFSEAIKRPSSSAEQL